A section of the Paenibacillus odorifer genome encodes:
- a CDS encoding MerR family transcriptional regulator produces the protein MYTISDVAKLLGITAYTLRYYEKEKIIAPIRNANGERIYDDSNLAWLRFVMRLKQTQMPISQIREYAQLYLEGEHTAQARLNLLENHSNSIQSQIRNLTATEKMLKDKIAAYKNSLTKETGIH, from the coding sequence ATGTATACGATCAGCGATGTAGCCAAATTACTAGGGATTACCGCATATACACTGAGATATTATGAAAAGGAAAAGATTATTGCTCCGATACGGAATGCGAATGGAGAAAGAATATATGATGACTCCAATCTTGCTTGGCTGCGATTTGTGATGAGGTTGAAACAAACCCAAATGCCGATCTCACAAATTAGAGAATATGCGCAGTTATATTTAGAAGGAGAGCATACGGCCCAAGCCCGCTTGAACCTTCTTGAGAATCATAGTAACTCTATACAGAGCCAAATCAGAAACTTAACAGCCACAGAGAAGATGTTGAAAGACAAAATTGCAGCCTACAAAAATTCCCTTACGAAAGAGACAGGCATTCACTAA
- a CDS encoding AraC family transcriptional regulator produces the protein MDVLKLIQIWNQVIMSVLDVRLKQAGTENDLNQYRLPASAFIFAFQGQGELWVDDEVWLCDRFHVLHAGKGSLVTVRSREALNVYIVLYKASLPASASREFHMMMEESDPFLESWGFPPGEPLAMLELLQTIRDGWLNSDDGLTRLSAKGDFIRFVHAVLRERLFGAGEPSLSEQVIRHLSRNYRQPISFEELARQLNYSQQYISRKFKEQTGLSPLDYVIRFRMEDAKALLAGTIATQQEIASHVGYPDLIYFSRMFKKYVGMTPGQYRKRYGQFVSDYARNMSQSSVVLSRSLSYPFYVSDIDYQFQQDGANKMTRATRSFYAVMLLCLTVMLTACGGAVNNGGATNSQVAVSASPTMVTQESEVLTSSEIKVVKTAFGDVEVPAHPQRVAAISYLGTVLALEVQPIAAESFLMSSPYLEGMLDVVTDVGDSLEKLLELNPDLIITHNPQPEVVDKYQMIAPTVSVPYNQFASIQEEMMYFGDLLDKREEAEKWNEQFEKDIADIREKVQQAVPEGETLSIMQEYDGNVSLFGPKSGRGGRLMYEIMGLKPPTTVPEFMLKESYYEFSLEKLSEYMGDYLILTTEASLESLQADPIWGTLEPIRNNRVFLWTENQSWYRDPIAVKRQINELTDWIMEAASR, from the coding sequence ATGGACGTTCTGAAACTTATACAAATATGGAACCAGGTGATTATGAGTGTGCTGGACGTAAGGCTAAAGCAGGCCGGAACCGAGAACGATTTGAATCAATACCGTTTGCCAGCAAGCGCATTTATATTCGCTTTCCAAGGACAAGGCGAGTTGTGGGTTGATGATGAGGTGTGGCTGTGCGATCGTTTTCATGTACTGCACGCCGGCAAAGGCTCTTTGGTGACGGTTCGGAGCCGAGAAGCGCTGAATGTATATATCGTACTCTACAAAGCGTCTCTCCCCGCTTCGGCCTCGCGCGAATTTCATATGATGATGGAGGAATCCGACCCGTTTCTGGAAAGCTGGGGGTTCCCGCCTGGCGAACCGCTGGCCATGCTCGAGCTGCTTCAAACGATACGCGACGGTTGGCTTAATTCTGACGACGGATTGACCCGGCTGTCGGCCAAGGGAGACTTTATCCGCTTCGTTCACGCTGTCCTGAGGGAGCGTCTGTTCGGAGCCGGTGAGCCATCTTTATCGGAGCAAGTTATTCGGCATTTGTCCAGGAATTACCGCCAGCCGATCTCGTTTGAGGAGCTTGCTCGGCAATTGAATTACAGCCAACAATACATTTCGCGAAAATTTAAAGAACAGACGGGGCTCAGTCCGCTGGACTACGTCATTCGTTTCCGAATGGAAGATGCGAAGGCTCTGCTGGCCGGCACGATAGCAACGCAACAGGAAATAGCATCACATGTCGGTTATCCGGACCTCATTTATTTCAGCCGCATGTTCAAAAAGTATGTCGGCATGACGCCAGGCCAATATCGTAAACGATACGGCCAGTTCGTTTCAGATTATGCAAGGAATATGTCACAATCGTCCGTTGTTCTAAGCCGGTCATTAAGCTATCCTTTTTATGTGAGTGATATTGATTATCAATTTCAACAGGATGGGGCGAATAAAATGACTAGAGCAACCAGAAGTTTTTATGCAGTGATGCTGTTATGTTTGACCGTGATGTTAACAGCTTGTGGTGGGGCGGTGAACAACGGAGGCGCAACGAACAGCCAGGTTGCCGTCAGCGCTTCTCCAACCATGGTCACCCAAGAGTCAGAGGTTTTGACATCTTCGGAGATCAAGGTAGTTAAGACTGCTTTCGGCGATGTCGAGGTTCCTGCACATCCTCAGCGCGTAGCGGCAATTTCTTATCTCGGCACCGTACTTGCGCTGGAAGTCCAGCCGATCGCAGCCGAATCGTTCTTGATGTCGAGTCCTTATCTTGAGGGAATGCTGGACGTCGTGACGGATGTAGGTGACTCATTAGAGAAGCTGCTGGAGCTCAATCCGGATTTAATCATAACGCATAATCCACAGCCTGAGGTAGTCGATAAATATCAGATGATCGCACCTACGGTATCTGTTCCTTACAATCAGTTTGCATCCATTCAGGAGGAAATGATGTATTTCGGCGACTTGCTGGATAAACGCGAGGAAGCGGAGAAATGGAACGAACAATTCGAGAAGGACATTGCAGACATTCGGGAGAAAGTCCAACAAGCCGTTCCCGAAGGAGAGACGCTTTCAATTATGCAAGAGTACGATGGAAACGTGAGCCTTTTTGGTCCGAAGTCGGGACGAGGCGGCCGGCTAATGTATGAAATAATGGGGCTGAAACCGCCGACGACGGTTCCAGAATTTATGCTGAAAGAATCCTACTATGAATTTTCGCTGGAGAAACTTTCGGAGTACATGGGTGATTATTTGATTCTGACGACAGAAGCCAGCTTGGAATCGCTGCAGGCTGATCCGATCTGGGGGACGCTCGAGCCGATTCGCAACAATCGGGTATTTTTATGGACGGAGAACCAATCCTGGTACCGCGACCCAATCGCCGTGAAAAGACAAATCAACGAATTGACCGACTGGATCATGGAGGCAGCGAGTCGGTAA